Proteins found in one Drosophila busckii strain San Diego stock center, stock number 13000-0081.31 chromosome 2R, ASM1175060v1, whole genome shotgun sequence genomic segment:
- the LOC108595920 gene encoding protein transport protein Sec61 subunit gamma — protein sequence MEQRLHRRRRTRKKPKSLFNKLLGDWRPKLGATTSCSYKQLLLNQLLPLRRFFKSSKRVVKRCTKPDRREFRRAALATAVGFLIMGFLGYGIRLLHIPITNIIMD from the exons ATGGAGCAACGTTTGCATAGACGACGTCGCACGCGCAAGAAGCCAAAGTCGCT GTTCAACAAACTGCTGGGAGACTGGCGCCCCAAACTGGGCGCAACTACAAGTTGCAGCTacaagcagttgctgctgaatcagctgctgccactgcggCGATTCTTTAAGAGCTCGAAGCGGGTGGTGAAGCGTTGCACCAAGCCGGATCGCCGGGAGTTTCGACGTGCGGCGCTGGCCACTGCTGTGGGATTTCTTATCATGGGCTTTCTGGGCTATGGCATAAGGCTGCTGCACATACcgattacaaatattattatggactga